The nucleotide sequence TTTCAATACCAGCATGTGTTTTTGGGACATCACCACTAAAAACATCCACATAATTAATATGTGCTTTTTCACGCATAATGTTTTCCATAGCAACAATAAAATCGCTCAATATAATCGGTTCGCCACGACCAATATTAACAATCTCATAACCAAGAGGAGTATCAATTGCTTTTAAAATACCGTAGACAATATCATCGATATAGGTAAAATCACGAATAGCACTTCCATCACCATATACTTTTATTATTCGATTATTATAAATAGCATCCATAAATATGAACGGCGCCATATCGGTTCTACCTCGTGGCCCATATACAGTAAAAAATCGCAAATTAGTTATAGATATACCATACAGGTAATAGTAGACATACGCTAATAATTCACCCGATCGCTTTGTTGCGCCATACGGACTCGATTGCCTATCAACTGAATCATTTTCATAAAAAGGACCATCTTCACGCACACCATAAACGCTACTGCTTGATGCTAAGACGATATGCTTAATACCATGCTTACGTGCTGCTTCACACAAAATAAGCGTACCAATATTATTAGTTCTAAAATATTCTTGCGGATCATCAATGCTTGCGCGAACTCCTGCACGTGCAGCAAGATGACAAATGACATCAATCTTCTCCGATTCACATAATTGCTCAATAGCATCTCTATTACAAATATCAATAGCATAGACAGAAAGACGATCATTAAAATCTGATGCTGCAACTAATGAAAGATTGTATTCTTTGATACGTAGATCATACGCATTATTCATATTATCAACGATGATAAGAGTATCACCACGCTCTAGTAATTTCTGCGCAACATGGCTGCCAATAAAACCAGCTCCACCAGTAAGAAGAATTTTTTTTGCATACAATATTGATGAAAAAATAAAATAGGCAATAATCAAAATTAGACAAAATATATTGCTCTTTATTTTCATTCATGCCTCTTTTGCTTTTGATTAATCTCTAAATAAAACTGTAGAAAAATCAAGAACAGCAAGTCAAGAACATAAAAAAAGACAAAAAAACCCTATCATTTCTGATAGGGTTTTTTTAATTAATTCTGGCACTACTTACCTTTCCAGGCCGTTACCAACCAAGTATTATCAGCGCTGTGGACTTTACTTCCGTATTCGGAATGGGAACGGGTGTTTCCCCACAGCTATATGCACCAGAAATTTTTTATTTTAATTAATTAAATATATAATTATTTAATTAATTCTAAAAAATCTTTTAGTCAAAGTATAATTTACTGTGACCTTTGAAATATATGTATTAATGAATGCAGAATGAGTTACCTAAATTTTTTAGTATCATGGTTAAAACATTCGGTCTATTAGTATTGGTTAGCTTAACACATTACTATGCTTACACACCCAACCTATCTACCTCGTAGTCTTCAAGGGACCTTAATAATTTTGTTAAAAACTTCTTAAGCTTTCAAGCCGAAACTTAATTGCTTAATATATTTTAACAAGGGGTATCTAATCTTGGAGCGAGTTTCCCACTTAGATGCTTTCAGCGGTTATCTCTAATAAGCTTGGCTACCCAGCTTGCTCTTGGAGAACAACTGGAACACTAGAGGCTTACCCATCCCGGTCCTTGCGTACTAAGGACAGCCCTCCTCAAATACCCTACGCCCACAGAGGATAAGGACCGAACTGTCTTACGACGTTCTGAACCCAGCTCGCGTACCACTTTAATAGGCGAACAGCCTAACCCTTGGGACCTTCTTCAGCCCCAGGATGTGATGAGCCGACATCGAGGTGCCAAACCTCCTCGTCGATGTGGACTCTTAGAGGAGATCAGCCTGTTATCCCCGGCGTACCTTTTATCCGTTTAGCAATGGCCCTTCCATACAGAACCACTGGATCACTAAATCCTGCTTTCGCACCTGCTCGACCTGTATGTCTCGCAGTCAAGCTCCCTTATGCTTTTGCGCTCTTAAGATGATTTCTATACATCTTGAGGGAACCTTTGAACGCCTCCGTTACATTTTAGGAGGCGACCACCCCAGTCAAACTGCCCATCAGACATTGTCCTTTGTCCGGATCACGGATCAAAGTTAGATCTTTAAATTTATAAGGGCGGTATTTCAAGGATGACTCCATTGCAACTAGCGTCGCAACTTCACAGTCTCCCGCCTATCCTACACAAACAAACTCAAAAATCAATGTCAAATTGCAGTAAAGGTGCACGGGGTCTTTCCGTCCTTCTGCGGGTAGCCGGCATTTTCACCGGCACTACAAATTCACTGAGTGTATCATTAAGACAGCGCCCAACTCGTTACGCCATTCATGCGGGTCGGAATTTACCCGACAAGGTACTTCGCTACCTTAGGACCGTCATAGTTACGGCCGCCGTTTACCGGGGCTTCAGTTCAATGCTTTGTTCCGAAGAACGAACATCTCTCGTTAACCTTCCGGCACTGGGCAGGCGTCAGACTCTATACTTCCTCTTACGAGTTTGCAGAGCCCTGTGTTTTTGTTAAACAGTCGATTGGGCCAATTTATTGAAACCTAATAATGCTTCTGAAAGACATGCTTTCATAACAAAATCAGGCACCCCTTCTCCCGAAGTTACGGGGCCAATTTGCCGAGTTCCTTAATGATAATTATCTCAACGCCTGAGCATTCTCAGCCCGTCTACCTGTGTCGGTTTGCGGTACGATCACCCAATAACATCGCTAGAAGCTTTTCTTGTCAGTGTGGGGTCAGTCAAACATGCATCTTCTTTCAAATTAACATGCCCATAACATTTCAGAGATTGCGGCTTCACGGATTTTCCTATGAAACCCTCCTTTATGCTTAGCTTGGCATCCATACGCCAAGTTAACCTACCCTCCTGCGTCACTCCCTCACTCAAGCGCTATTAGGTGGTGCAGGAATATTTAACCTGCTGCCCATCGCCTACTCCAACTGGCCTCGGCTTAGGGGTCGACTAACCCTGAGTGGATGAACCGATCTCAAGGAAACCTTAGACTTACGGCGAACAGGAATTTCACCTGTTTTTTCGTTACTTATACCAACATGCTCACTTCCTTGATCCGACACCTGTCCTTACGGTCAAGCTTGTTTCTATCAAGGAACGCTCCCCTACCTCTACGTTAAAAATAAATTTTTAACATAAACCATAGCTTCGGTGACCCGCTTGAGCCCCGTTCATTCTTAAGCGCAATAACACTTGACCAGTGAGCTGTTACGCTTTCTTTAAAGGATGGCTGCTTCTAAGCCAACCTCCTGGCTGTCTGTGCGTTTTCACTTCTTTTCCCACTTAGCGGATACTTAGGGACCTTAACTGATGGTCTGGGTTGTTTCCCTCTTGACTATGAAGGTTATCCCCCACAGTCTGACTCCTGTCTTCAACGAAGTATGGCATTCAGAGTTAGTAAGAGACCTGTAAGCTTGCGCCCCAAAAACTCAAACTGTGCTTTACCACCATACATCATCCAACAAGGCTATACCTAAATATATTTCGGGGAGAACCAGCTATTTCCCAGTTTGATTGGCCTTTCACCCCTATCCACACCTCATCCGAGCAGTTTTCAACCTACACCGGTTCGGACCTTCATCTCGTTTAACCGAGACTTCATCCTGGACATGGATAGCTCACTGGGTTTCGGGTCTATCTCATATTACTAAACGCCCTATTCAGACTTGCTTTCGCTACGGCTCCACTCTTTCAAAGCTTAACCTTGCAATATAAGATAACTCGTTGGCTCATTATACAAAAGGTACGTGGTTGCGCATACTTATACCGCGCTACCACCGATTATAGACACTTGGTTTCAGATTCTATTTCACTCCCCTCCCGGGGTTCTTTTCACCTTTCCCTCACGGTACTAGTTCACTATCGGTCATCAAGTAGTATTTAGCCTTACCCGATGGTCCGGGCAGATTCACACGGGATTACACGTGTCCCATGCTACTCGAGACTATATATTATTGTGTTAATTATTTTTTCGCATACGGGGCTGTCACCCTCTTTGGCTGTCCTTTCCAGAACAATTCAACTAAAATAAATAACTACAACTCCAAAAACTGTATTTTTTGAAATATTTATAATCTCACAACCCCCATATTACAACGCACACAGGCTATCACATAATATAGGTTTAGGCTCTTCCCCATTCGCTCACCACTACAAAGGGAATCACTTCGTTTTCTTTTCCTTGCGTTACTTAGATGTTTCAGTTCACGCAGTTCGCTTTACTATAATATATATTCATATAGTAACACCTCAGGTTTACCCAAGGTAGGTTGCCCCATTCGGAAATCTTCGGATCAAAGTTTGATTGGCAACTCCCCGAAGCTTATGGCAGCCTTCCACCTCCTTCATCGCCTCTTGATGCCACAGGCATCCACCAAGCGCCCTTTTCAATTAACCACAAATTTTGCTGGTTACTCAAACATTGAGCACTCATTAATACATATATGTCAAAGATCACAAATTTTTTGTTATTACTACTAACATTTTTTCAAATTTTGATCACACACAAGAAAAGTTAAGGAAAAAAGCAATGTTTTTGGTGGAGATGAGCGGATTCGAACCGCTGACCTACCGCGTGCAAAACGGTCGCTCTGCCAACTGAGCTACACCCCCGATACTTTCACGTTGGGCATCGCTAATAAAACAAAGGAACTACTAATAAATCGCCTATGACTATCAATACTCCACATGCAATATTGCCTATAGCCCACGCATGGTTAAATTTTTTAACCACCAAACATATTTGTTTGGAAAATTTTTTAAAATTAAAACCTTATGGTGGGCCTAAGTCGACTCGAACGACTGACCTTTCCGTTATCAGCGGAATGCTCTAACCAGCTGAGCTATAGGCCCATAAGCCGTATCTATCAATTTTACGATAAAAACCCAGTATTTTAATAACACCTATATAGAACAATATAAAAATATTGTTCGTGAATCTCCCTCGAAAGGAGGTGATCCAGCCGCAGGTTCTCCTACGGCTACCTTGTTACGACTTCACCCCAATCACCATACATACCTTAGGCATTCGCCCCCTTTTCAGGTTGGCTAAAATGACTTTGGGTACAAACAGCTCTCATGGTGTGACGGGCGGTGTGTACAAGGTCCGAGAACGTATTCACCGCGCCGTTATGATGCGCGATTACTAGCGATTTCAACTTCATGAGGTCGAATTGCAGACCTCAATCCGAACTTAGACTAACTTTATGGGGTTTGCTTGGCCTTACGACTTTGCTTCCCTTTGTATTAGCCATTGTAACACGTGTGTAGCCCTGGACATAAGGACCATGATGACTTGACGTCATCCCCACCTTCCTCCCGGTTTCCCGGGCAGTCCCATCAAAGTGCTTAATCCGAAGATTAATAGCAACTGATAGCAGGGGTTGCGCTCGTTAGAGGACTTAACCAAACATCTCACGACACGAGCTGACGACAGCCATGCAGCACCTGTGTACCTGTCTGGATCGAAACCCAAAAGACCATATTTCTACAGCTGTCAAGTACATGTCAAGCCCAGGTAAGGTTTCTCGCGTAGTATCGAATTAAACCACATGTTCCACCGCTTGTGCGGACCCCCGTCAATTCTTTTAAGTTTTAGCCTTGCGACCATACTCCCCAGGCGAACCACTTAACGCGTTAGCTACGACACTGATTCAGCTAAGCCGAACCAACATCTAGTGGTTATCGTTTACGGCGTGGACTACCAGGGTATCTAATCCTGTTTGCTCCCCACGCTTTCGTGCCTCAACGTCAGAAATGAGCCAAGAAGCTGCCTTCGCCATTGGTGTTCCTCCCGAGATCCACGCATTTTACCGCTACTCCGGGAATTCCACTTCTCTCTCTCACCCTCTAGTTCGCCAGTTTTCATCGCAATACTCCAGTTAGGCTGGAGCCTTTAACGACAAACTTAACATACCGTCTACGCACCCTTTACGCCCAGTGATTCCGAATAACGCTCGCACCCTTCGTATTACCGCGGCTGCTGGCACGAAGTTAGCCGGTGCTTCCTCTGATGGTACCGTCATATTTTGTGTCTATTAAACACAACTTTTTCTTTCCATCTGACAGGAGTTTACAATCCTAAGACCTTCATCCTCCACGCGGCGTCGCTGCGTCAGGCTTTCGCCCATTGCGCAATATTCCCCACTGCTGCCTCCCGTAGGAGTCAGGCCCGTATCTCAGTGCCTATGTGACCGTACACCCTCTCAGGCCGGTTAACCGTCATAGCCTTGGTGAGCCTTTACCTCACCAACAAGCTGATAGTCCGCAAGCTCATCCTATAGCAGCGACATAAAAGACGCCTTTCTCCCCGCAGGGACTTATGCAGTATTAACCTAAATTTCTCCAGGGTATTCCTCACTATAGGGTAGATTCTTACGTGTTACTCACCCGTCCGCCGCTGTACTCATTCCCGAAGGAACTTTCTCGCTCGACTTGCATGTGTTAGGCACGCCGCCAGCGTTCATTCTGAGCCAAGATCAAACTCTTCATCACTGAATTGAACTGGGATCCTACCGAAAATCGATAGATACGAAACTTTCTTGTGTATTTCAAAGAACTTTTTTATGTTGCTAAATTTTTCTTAACAGGTTGATTAAGCGACGAATGTTGAAAACGTTTTAATCAATTGTTAATGAAAATTATAAACCTATTTCACACTAAGTCAACACTTTTTTTAAACTTTTTTAAAAAAAAATGTGTAGGCCCTATTGATAGTCCTCATATTTAATGAATAATACGAAACCTTTAAGCATGCAGAGACGCCATAAAATAACGATCTGATCGTTATTTTCAACCTTTTATCGAGCATAAATATGATTGATAAACATTATACAAACAAAGAGTAAAAAAGAACAAAAAAATACGAAATTAGAATCATTACGTGATAAAAAACAAGAAAAAAACAAAAAAATATTCACCTAATATAAAAAAACTTTAAAAAAAATTCCCTATACATCAATTGTTATAACAAAAAAGCAATTTTCATAAAAAAACATATACGATTATTTTTACTATTATATGTATAGAGATATATACCCCAAAATGCCATATAAACTTTATCACAACATTATGATATACTTTACTTATAATTATAAATTATATAAAAAAAGGCCATACATGCTTAAAGATGACCTACATGAACAATTAAAGAACATAACTCCCGATATCCAAACAATTATATCTTTTTGGAACAATGCACAACTTGAAAAAAAATTTCAAACATTGGAAGCATTTTCCAAAGAAGAAGAATTTTGGAAAAACCCACAGCAAACAGATATTTTAAAAGAGCTACAACATATCCGGATATTACGTGATCAATATTTTGAAATAATAACTAGCAACACAGAATTAACTGAATTAGTTAACCTTTTTGCAGATAGTGAATATGAATTATCAAAAATATCTTCTGATATAACAGCTTTACGCAAAAAAGTTATTGCATTTAAGATACATCTTTTATTAAATGAACCAAATGATTCAGCAAACTGTTTTGTGCATATCCATGCTGGCGCTGGTGGAACTGAATCACAAGATTGGGCAAATATTCTTCTTAGAATGTATTACCGATTTTGCGAACGCAACAATCTTAATGTTGATACAATTGATTATCAATCAGGTGAAGAAGCTGGTATTAAATCCGTAACCCTATTTGTTCATGGAAAAAACTCATATGGCTACTTCAAAAGCGAACATGGCATTCATCGTCTTGTAAGAATTTCACCATTTGACTCAAACAAGCGTCGCCATACATCATTTACCAGTGTAATGGTAACGCCAGAAGTTCCTGATATCACTGTTACGATTGATCCAAAAGACTTACGCATCGATACCTATCGCGCAAGTGGCGCTGGTGGACAACATGTTAACAAAACAGATTCTGCTGTTCGAATTACTCATTTGCCAACTAATATTGTTGTTCAATGTCAAAATGAACGATCTCAACAACAAAACAAAGCTTTTGCTATGAAAATGTTATACGCAAAACTTGCTCAAAAAACAAAAGATGAACAAGATGCAAAACGCAGCGCTGGCATTGAAAAAAGAAAAATTGAATGGGGGTCACAAATTCGATCATATGTATTGCATCCTTATAAAATGATAAAAGATCATCGCACCGATTTTGAATCTTCTCAACCCGATAAAGTTCTTGATGGAGAATTAATAGATTTCATCGAATCTTTTCTCGTCTGGCGAAGCGCAACACTATAACTCCTAGAAAATCATTGATTGCCGTATAAAACTATGATAAGTTCATTTTTATTATTATTTTTATTCAAGGAGAGTTAATGAATAATACACTATCTATAGTATCATTATGCTTTTTGATACTATCATCTACACTATATACGTCCAATGATGACAATCCATTACCAGAACAATTAAAGGAGTACTTATCCTATCTTTATGAAAAAACTCACCAAACAAAAAACATACCTTCATTAGAACATATTTATTTTCTTCTTCAACAAGACAATTCTAACATCCCTAAAGCAAAATTAATTGCTGCCATACAAGATTCAATTTTATTAGTACAGGAATACAAAGACCTTTCCCTTGAAGAACGCAACGGCGAATCAATAATCGGATATCTTAATAGAAACCTTAACAATTTTTCTAGCGAAGATATCCTCAATATTGATCAAGAAAATAGTAAACTTAGTTACAAAGCTAATTGCCATCATAAAAAAACATCTTCATGTCCAAAATGCTGCCCAGCGCCTCGCGGCCCTCGTGGACATAAAGGATCTCAAGGAAGCACAGGGGCGACGGGTGCAACGGGAATTAACGGAGCAACAGGCGCTACTGGCGTAACCGGTGCAACCGGAGCAACAGGCATCACCGGAGCTACTGGTGCAGCAGGAATTACTGGCCAAACTGGATCTACCGGAGCAACTGGCTCCACAGGCGTAACTGGCGCAACCGGAATTACTGGTCCAACCGGATCTACCGGAGCAACTGGCTCCACAGGCGTAACTGGTGCAGCAGGAATTATTGGCCAAACTGGATCTACCGGAGCAACTGGCTCCACAGGCGTAACTGGCGCAACCGGAATTACTGGCCCAACCGGATCTACCGGAGCAACTGGCTCCACAGGCGTAACTGGCGCAACCGGAATTACTGGCCCAACCGGAGCAACTGGTGCTACTGGCATAACTGGTGTTTCTGGGGGAAATCAGGTACTACTTAATCCATACATGATGGCAGATGCCACTGCGTCAAATCCTAATATTACGTTTACCAAAGTATATGGCACTGCTTCAAACAGCCCATCCCTTGATGCCTGGAAAATTAGCATAAGCACCACAACGCAAAAGCCTATCACCACACAGTTTGCATTACCACAAGACCTTGATACAGCAAGCCCTATTACTTTAGAAATTCATTTTTTCATCAATAAAATACTTGGCAGCTTAGGCAATCTTGCCAATGCACAAATTAACGCAGATTATGCTGCATCCAATATGGAAATCGGCACTTCTGCTCCTGCAACAGGATTTGCGGAAACGGTAACTACAGGAAACTTCACCATCACTGAACCAACAGGCAGTACAGGGCTACAACAAAATTTAACACATATCGTCACCAGCGTAACACTTGATGGCACAAAAATGGTTGGAAAAAATTGGGCATATCTAAGTCTTACACGAATTGCACCAACAAGCGGAACCGAATACAACAAAGATATTTATTTAGTAACATATTCTTTTAAATATACCAGAATAAACGTATAAACTAAAAAAGGAAAACAATGAAACATATAGCTATATTGACTATTTTGCTTATAATGCAGACCTTCACTTGTTCAGGGGTCATGTCAGTTGTAACAGTAACTGCAACGATAACGACTGATGAATCAATTGAACGATTTCCTGCATATGTAGTATCTGACCAAGTATCATATGTAAATGGTGGTTTAGTTTTTACCTATCCAACAGATATTTTTACCGTTGCTCCAACAATACGCGTAGCCATTGAGACTCCGGCGCATGTATCCACTATAACCTACACAGCAGAAATAACTCTTAATTCTGCCCTATCCGCAACAATTACGGTATATAAAATCGATTCTGGCGTGCAAACAGAAGCAGCAAACGGAGAAGTAATTGTTCATTTCGTTGCAGCAGGTATATAACGCAAATCATTAATTAAAAAGAAATAGAGAATAAGACAAAAATCTTACTCTCTATTTCTTTTTTATACCTAAAAATTTCACGCTCTTTTTTTATAACTTACGTGATAAATAACATTCCTTATTAAGTTGTGCATATTTATAATCAGGGTATGCTTCATATGCCTTACAAGCAGCCCATTCACCAATCTCAAATTCATTAATATACCACGCACAATGCGCAAGAAGTTCATATCGATGATAATTATAAAGATATTTTTCAACAAACAAAAAATCTTTTTCTGGATATTTAATATCAACAGCACGTCGAGCAAACAAAAACGCTAATTCCATATGACGTATAAAAACATAATAATCGGCAATCGCTATTAATGGTTCTGCACGATGAGGACGCATGCGGTATGCGCGTAAATAATAATCTAATGCTTCTGTCCAGTTATATTTGATATCATCTATATTATGCAAAACTAATTTTTTAACCGTTTCAGCTAAACGATAATGCACAATAAAATCCTCTTCATCCCACCCAATCATACCAACACGTATTTTATAAAAATCATATGCTTCTTGCCAATTGCCAAGATCTTCACACGTACGAGCTAGATAAAATAAAGTTCGCGTACACCACGGCTTATTATAATATTCTTTCAATAACAACTCACGATCCCTTATCAATCGTGCCATTGTTTTTTCAGCCCCATACGCTGCAGGCAAATACTGAAAAAAAACAGTATCAGGAACTTTAACAACAACCGACTGCGCAATTGCTTCATGCACTACTCCACCAAAACGAACTCCAGAATGACAGCGAATTAATCTACATGTATAATTATCAAGCGCTTCATTAATAATACGTATCAAATAAGAAGCATACATATCACCCCGCCGCAAGCAAGATTCGCAAAATTCAACTAATGCTCGTGCATCATGTATATACCACTCAGCATCAAGCATTACTATAAAGGCAGCGTGAGGAAATTTTTCCTCAGCTAAATCAAGTGCACGATTACGTGACGTCGCAAAATCAACAAACGGTTCCTGTACAATATATCCATGCACAATATTATGTTCATCAAAAAACTCTTGCGTCACTTCAACAGTTCTATCAGTTGATCCGGTATCAAAAATAAAAAACGAATCAACACCGCTATCTACAAATGGCTGCAGTGTCGCTCGCATAACAGTCGCTTCATTCTTTACCATTAGCACTGCAACAAGAATAGGATCATACATACTTTCTTGATGTGTGTATAAACTATGAATAAAGAAAAAAACAAAAGAAAAAACATAT is from Candidatus Babeliales bacterium and encodes:
- the prfB gene encoding peptide chain release factor 2, encoding MLKDDLHEQLKNITPDIQTIISFWNNAQLEKKFQTLEAFSKEEEFWKNPQQTDILKELQHIRILRDQYFEIITSNTELTELVNLFADSEYELSKISSDITALRKKVIAFKIHLLLNEPNDSANCFVHIHAGAGGTESQDWANILLRMYYRFCERNNLNVDTIDYQSGEEAGIKSVTLFVHGKNSYGYFKSEHGIHRLVRISPFDSNKRRHTSFTSVMVTPEVPDITVTIDPKDLRIDTYRASGAGGQHVNKTDSAVRITHLPTNIVVQCQNERSQQQNKAFAMKMLYAKLAQKTKDEQDAKRSAGIEKRKIEWGSQIRSYVLHPYKMIKDHRTDFESSQPDKVLDGELIDFIESFLVWRSATL
- a CDS encoding NAD-dependent epimerase/dehydratase family protein, encoding MKIKSNIFCLILIIAYFIFSSILYAKKILLTGGAGFIGSHVAQKLLERGDTLIIVDNMNNAYDLRIKEYNLSLVAASDFNDRLSVYAIDICNRDAIEQLCESEKIDVICHLAARAGVRASIDDPQEYFRTNNIGTLILCEAARKHGIKHIVLASSSSVYGVREDGPFYENDSVDRQSSPYGATKRSGELLAYVYYYLYGISITNLRFFTVYGPRGRTDMAPFIFMDAIYNNRIIKVYGDGSAIRDFTYIDDIVYGILKAIDTPLGYEIVNIGRGEPIILSDFIVAMENIMREKAHINYVDVFSGDVPKTHAGIEKARQLFDYIPKVSVQQGLEHMYNWYKNEYLLLVGPTKKNGSDVEVLACDY